One genomic region from Rothia dentocariosa ATCC 17931 encodes:
- a CDS encoding acyl-CoA thioesterase gives MNAHQSTANPATSMTGESGLTVQVPPRWGDMDAYGHVNNVAILSLLEEARIAVFGPPPSSGQKPQNLPAPPIPLFETMPDGVQALIAEHGVRYLGQLPYTGEPLEVNVRIEKVSAASVRVGYSIYSPVDHAECVRAFTVLAFWDAPAARLARLTPEQRELLAQYMP, from the coding sequence ATGAACGCACATCAATCCACTGCGAACCCAGCAACTTCGATGACCGGCGAATCCGGTCTGACCGTGCAGGTACCGCCGCGCTGGGGTGATATGGATGCCTACGGACACGTCAATAACGTTGCAATACTGAGCCTTCTCGAAGAGGCACGCATCGCCGTCTTCGGGCCGCCACCGTCTTCGGGGCAGAAACCGCAGAATTTGCCCGCGCCGCCCATCCCGCTTTTTGAAACCATGCCCGATGGAGTGCAGGCCCTTATCGCCGAACACGGGGTGCGTTATCTGGGGCAGCTTCCCTATACGGGCGAGCCATTAGAGGTAAACGTGCGTATCGAAAAGGTGAGCGCCGCCTCGGTGCGAGTGGGCTATAGTATCTATTCCCCGGTGGATCATGCTGAGTGCGTGCGTGCCTTCACTGTGTTGGCTTTTTGGGATGCACCTGCCGCCCGCCTCGCGCGCCTCACCCCCGAGCAGCGGGAGCTTTTGGCGCAGTATATGCCGTAG
- a CDS encoding amino acid permease, with protein MTDGHTPQPAKRHRSGAAHPAGGAPRNKSARAELKRSLSHGQMTMIVMGSALGTGLFLGSGRAIAMAGPAVILAYAIGSALASVIGAATGEMAVRYPVRGGFGAIATRYLGPYAGFLTRLAYWTATVVITGVELVSVATYLNYWWPQLPLWAGIAVFGVAIIILNITSVKSFGALEFFLSSIKVISVIAFILVGLCLVFFGLPSHAAVGTANLVNDGGFMPHGFGSVWLSLAVVMFSFGGIEMISISAAEAKDPARSVRSSAKAMMIRLATFYVLALFIVVSIIPWRSAGELGEKVETSPFVLVFDQLGITGAAHFVNFVVLIAALSSANANLYAGARLMHSLATDRMAPRALAAVNASGVPSRAVWVSTSGVVIAILLALFSPQEAFLSMIFLIMVCALTVWVLILLAYIVYRRVEGKSSAFRLWGGRVTAGVGIMVLFAVWVALFMVRGSLIPAIVGVGYFLVLTIVYFARVKHTLTVDEDAFAEAQQASAEHATALEEEEEALKTASKFGR; from the coding sequence ATGACCGACGGCCACACCCCTCAACCTGCTAAGAGGCATAGAAGCGGCGCTGCGCATCCAGCTGGCGGAGCACCACGCAATAAATCCGCCCGCGCCGAACTCAAGCGTTCCCTCTCGCACGGACAGATGACCATGATCGTTATGGGCTCGGCGCTTGGCACCGGCCTATTCCTGGGGTCCGGGCGGGCAATCGCTATGGCCGGACCAGCCGTTATTCTTGCGTATGCTATCGGCTCGGCGCTCGCCTCCGTCATAGGCGCGGCCACTGGCGAGATGGCGGTGCGTTATCCGGTGCGAGGCGGTTTCGGCGCTATCGCCACCAGGTACCTTGGTCCCTATGCCGGGTTTCTCACACGCTTAGCCTATTGGACCGCAACCGTGGTCATCACCGGCGTGGAACTGGTCTCTGTGGCTACCTACCTGAATTACTGGTGGCCGCAGCTGCCTCTGTGGGCGGGCATCGCAGTATTCGGTGTCGCAATTATTATCCTGAATATCACGAGCGTGAAATCCTTTGGGGCGCTCGAATTTTTCCTGTCGTCCATCAAAGTTATTTCGGTGATCGCCTTTATTCTGGTGGGTCTGTGCCTGGTATTCTTCGGACTGCCCTCACATGCGGCGGTCGGCACTGCTAATCTTGTCAATGATGGCGGGTTCATGCCTCACGGGTTCGGCTCGGTCTGGCTTTCACTGGCGGTCGTGATGTTCTCATTCGGCGGTATTGAGATGATCTCTATCTCCGCCGCAGAAGCCAAGGATCCTGCCCGATCTGTGCGTTCCAGTGCGAAGGCTATGATGATTCGTTTGGCAACGTTCTATGTGCTGGCGCTGTTTATTGTGGTGTCGATTATTCCGTGGCGTTCGGCGGGCGAGCTGGGCGAGAAGGTCGAAACCTCCCCGTTCGTTCTGGTTTTCGATCAGTTGGGCATTACGGGCGCGGCGCATTTCGTGAACTTTGTGGTGCTCATTGCGGCACTGTCCTCGGCAAATGCTAACCTGTATGCCGGTGCCCGCCTGATGCACTCGCTGGCGACCGACCGTATGGCGCCTCGCGCATTGGCAGCGGTGAACGCCTCCGGGGTGCCTTCGCGTGCCGTATGGGTTTCCACCAGCGGCGTTGTTATCGCTATTCTGCTGGCGCTGTTCAGCCCGCAAGAAGCATTCCTCTCCATGATCTTCCTGATTATGGTGTGTGCGCTCACCGTGTGGGTGCTGATTCTGCTCGCGTACATTGTGTACCGGCGGGTTGAGGGCAAAAGCTCGGCATTCCGTCTGTGGGGCGGGCGCGTTACGGCGGGCGTGGGCATCATGGTGCTTTTCGCCGTGTGGGTTGCCCTGTTTATGGTGCGCGGTTCGCTCATTCCCGCGATTGTGGGCGTGGGGTACTTCCTGGTTCTGACGATTGTGTACTTTGCGCGTGTGAAACACACACTCACGGTTGATGAGGATGCGTTTGCCGAAGCACAGCAGGCTTCCGCCGAGCACGCCACAGCCTTAGAGGAGGAAGAGGAAGCGTTGAAGACCGCCTCCAAATTCGGCCGCTAG
- a CDS encoding amino acid permease: MSKAQDASAPKTAPAENGELKRSLSHGQMTMIAMGLALGTGLFLGSGSAIKIAGPGAIIAYAVGSMIAAIIAACAGEMAVRHPVPGGFGTIATRYLSPYAGYIGRWAYWATTVPLTGAELVAVGKYFSYWFPAIPLWVTVAASGILILILNLVSVKSFGALEFFLSSIKVIAVIVFIVLGLLLVFVGLPGHTAAGTANLVNDGGLLPNGLGAVWVSMAIVMFSFGGVEMLSISAAEAQNPARSVRTSVKAMIWRLSSFYVLSMLIILCLMPWQQAAQTGKDLSQSPFVMVFSELGIPYAADITNFVILIAALSGANASLYAATRLLHALAGDKMAPTFAGTTNHNGVPVTALMLSFLGVVIASVMAVAEISNIFELLMALVTLCVLVVWIMILLTYQAYKKHQGNSSGFTVWGGRITAGVGLAGVLATLVALFMLPDSSAVVSVQVGVVFFAIISVFYVVLAKKRGGFPRADLDALAEQQKEDA; the protein is encoded by the coding sequence ATGAGTAAAGCACAGGACGCCTCAGCACCTAAGACGGCACCGGCAGAAAACGGCGAACTGAAACGTTCCCTCTCGCACGGTCAAATGACTATGATTGCGATGGGTCTCGCCCTGGGGACCGGCCTCTTTCTGGGCTCTGGTTCCGCCATCAAAATTGCGGGACCCGGTGCTATCATCGCCTACGCTGTTGGGTCCATGATCGCCGCTATTATCGCGGCATGCGCGGGCGAAATGGCGGTTCGCCACCCCGTTCCCGGCGGGTTCGGCACTATCGCAACCAGATACCTCAGCCCCTACGCCGGGTATATTGGCCGTTGGGCGTATTGGGCAACTACCGTGCCGCTGACCGGCGCCGAACTCGTGGCGGTTGGCAAATATTTCTCGTATTGGTTCCCCGCAATTCCGCTGTGGGTGACGGTGGCAGCCTCCGGCATCCTGATTCTCATCCTGAACCTGGTGAGCGTTAAATCCTTCGGCGCCCTCGAATTTTTCCTCTCTTCCATTAAAGTAATTGCGGTTATCGTCTTTATTGTGCTGGGGCTGCTTCTTGTGTTCGTTGGCCTGCCCGGACACACTGCGGCGGGCACCGCAAACCTCGTGAACGACGGTGGGCTGCTTCCTAACGGACTCGGCGCCGTCTGGGTTTCGATGGCAATTGTGATGTTCTCTTTCGGCGGTGTTGAGATGCTTTCCATCTCCGCCGCAGAGGCGCAGAACCCGGCGCGTTCGGTGCGTACCAGTGTCAAGGCCATGATCTGGCGGCTCTCCAGTTTCTACGTGCTCTCGATGTTGATTATTCTGTGCCTGATGCCCTGGCAGCAGGCGGCGCAGACCGGCAAAGACCTCAGCCAATCGCCCTTCGTGATGGTGTTCTCTGAACTGGGCATTCCTTATGCGGCAGATATTACCAACTTCGTGATTCTGATCGCCGCGCTTTCGGGCGCGAACGCCTCGCTGTATGCGGCAACCCGCCTGCTCCACGCGCTTGCGGGCGATAAAATGGCACCCACGTTTGCGGGCACCACGAACCATAACGGCGTGCCCGTCACCGCGCTTATGCTCTCTTTCCTGGGTGTGGTGATCGCATCCGTTATGGCGGTGGCAGAAATCAGCAATATTTTCGAGCTGCTGATGGCCCTGGTCACCCTATGCGTCCTGGTGGTGTGGATTATGATTCTGCTGACCTATCAGGCATACAAGAAGCACCAGGGGAACTCCTCAGGATTCACTGTCTGGGGTGGGCGCATTACGGCGGGCGTGGGGCTTGCCGGGGTGCTTGCCACACTGGTCGCTCTTTTCATGCTTCCCGATTCGAGCGCCGTAGTATCCGTGCAGGTGGGCGTGGTGTTCTTCGCCATTATCTCCGTTTTCTACGTGGTGTTGGCGAAAAAACGCGGCGGTTTCCCGCGTGCCGATCTTGACGCGCTTGCCGAACAACAGAAGGAAGACGCATAG